CGACCGACTGCGCGTTGCCGCGGCTGTCGGTGCCCTGGATCTGGCCGCGCCGGCTGTTGATGTCGCCGATGACGTCGCCGAGATAATCCTCCGGCGTCACCACCTCGACCTTCATGATCGGCTCGAGAAGCTTGATGCCGGCTTTCTGGGCCGCCTCGCGCATCGCGCCGCGGGCACAGATTTCGAACGCCAGCGCCGAGCTGTCGACGTCGTGGTACTTGCCGTCGATCAGGTGCACTTCGAAATCGATGATCGGAAAGCCGATCAGCGATCCCGTCTCGGCCGTCTCGCGCAGGCCCTTTTCGACCGAAGGGATATATTCCTTCGGCACGTTGCCGCCCTTGATCTCGTCGAAGAACTGGAAGCCCGAACCGCGCTCGCCCGGGATGACGTTGATCTTGATCTCGCCGAACTGCCCCGAACCACCCGACTGCTTCTTGTGGGTGTAGGTCAGCTCGACCGGCTTGCCGAGATATTCGCGGTAGGCGACCTGCGGCGCGCCGACATTGGCCTCGACCTTGAACTCGCGCTTCATGCGATCGACGAGGATCTCGAGGTGGAGCTCGCCCATGCCCTTGATGATCGTCTGGCCCGATTCATGGTCGGTCGAGACGCGGAACGACGGATCTTCGCGGGCGAGGCGGTTCAATGCTACGCCCATCTTCTCTTGGTCGGCCTTGGTCTTGGGTTCGACTGACAATTCAATCACCGGATCGGGGAATTCCATCCGCTCGAGGATGATCGGCGCGTTGATGGCGCAGAGCGTGTCCCCGGTCGTGGTGTCCTTGAGGCCCGCGAGCGCGACGATGTCGCCGGCATAAGCCACCTGGATGTCCTCACGATCGTTGGCATGCATCAGCAGCATGCGGCCGACCTTTTCCTTCTTGTCCTTGACGCTGTTCATCACCTGCGACGCGGTTTCGAGCTTGCCCGAATAGATGCGCGCGAAGGTCAGCGTGCCGACGAAGGGATCGTTCATGATCTTGAACGCCAGCGCCGAGAAAGGCGCGTCGTCGTCCGACGGCCGCGAATCCTCGTCACCGTTGGGAAGGAGGCCCTTGATCGCCGGAACGTCGAGCGGGCTCGGCAGATAGTCGACGACCGCGTCGAGCAGCGGCTGGACGCCCTTGTTCTTGAAGGCCGAGCCGCAAACGACCGGCACGAAGGCCATCGCCAGCGTGCCCTTACGGATCAGCTTCTTAAGCGTCGCCGTGTCGGGCTCATTGCCTTCGAGATAGGCTTCCATCGCCTCGTCGTCCTGCTCGACGGCAAGCTCGATGAGGTTCATGCGCGCCTCGGCGGCCTTGTCCTTAAGGTCGTCCGGAATGTCCTGATATTCGAACTTCGCGCCGAGGCTTTCTTCAAGCCAGATGATGGCGCGGTTTTCGACCAGGTCGACGAGCCCCTTGAAGCCGCCCTCGATGCCAATCGGAAGATAGAGCACGGCCGGACGCGCGCCGAGGCGGTCGATGATCGACTGCACGCAATATTCGAAATTGGCGCCGGTGCGGTCCAGCTTGTTGACGAAGCACATGCGCGGAACGCCGTACTTGTCGGCCTGGCGCCACACCGTTTCCGACTGCGGCTCGACGCCGGCAACGCCGTCGAAGCAGGCGACCGCGCCGTCGAGCACGCGCAGCGAACGCTCGACCTCAATGGTGAAGTCGACGTGGCCCGGCGTGTCGATGATGTTGATGCGGTGCTCTTCGCCCTTGCCCTCGTTGGCCGACCAGAAACAGGTCGTCGCCGCGGACGTGATCGTGATCCCGCGCTCCTGCTCCTGCTCCATCCAATCCATCGTAGCGGTGCCTTCGTGCACTTCGCCGATCTTGTAGGACTTGCCGGTGTAATAAAGGATACGCTCGGTCGTCGTCGTCTTGCCGGCGTCGATGTGCGCCATGATGCCGATGTTGCGATAGCGTTCGAGCGGATGGCTGCGGGCCATTTTCTTTGATTCCTTAGCGATGCGGGGGGCCGGCGGATCCGGCTCACCCCAATATAGGAACTACCAGCGGTAGTGCGAGAAGGCGCGGTTGGCTTCGGCCATGCGGTGCGTGTCTTCGCGCTTCTTGACTGCGTTGCCGCGGTTCTGCGAGGCGTCCATCAACTCCCCCGACAGGCGGGCGGCCATGGTCTTCTCGCTGCGCGCACGGGCGGCGGAGATCAGCCAGCGGATGGCCAGCGCCTGCGCACGCTCGGGACGGACTTCGACCGGCACCTGATAGGTTGCACCGCCGACGCGGCGGCTGCGCACTTCGATGCCCGGCTTCACATTGTTGAGCGCGTCGTGGAAGACGCCGATCGGCTCCTTCTTGAGGCGCGTTTCAACATTGTCGAGGGCGCCGTAGACGATGCCTTCGGCGACCGACTTCTTGCCGTCGAGCATGACCGAATTCATGAACTTCGACAGGACGATATCCCCGAACTTCGGATCGGGAAGGATTTCGCGCTTCTCTGGGCGACGACGACGGGACATTGGACATTCCTTTCTCTTCAGCCGTGTCCGGAACACTGGGCCCCTTCAAAGTCCTACTTTGATGGGAACCCCGTCCGGGGCTTACTCGCCTGATTACTTGGGACGCTTGGCGCCGTACTTGGAGCGGGACTGCTTGCGGTCCTTGACGCCCTGCGTGTCGAGCACGCCGCGAAGCACGTGGTAGCGCACGCCGGGAAGGTCGCGCACACGGCCGCCACGGATCAGCACGACGCTGTGTTCCTGCAGATTGTGGCCTTCGCCGGGGATGTAGCTGATCACTTCGCGCTGGTTGGTCAGGCGGACCTTGGCCACCTTGCGCAGCGCCGAGTTCGGCTTCTTCGGGGTCGTCGTATAAACGCGGGTGCAGACGCCGCGCTTTTGCGGGTTCTGCTCCATCGCAGGGACCTTCGACTTGGCCTTCTGCGGTTCGCGACCCTTGCGGATCAGCTGGTTAATCGTTGGCATGAAGCCCTTCACCTTTCACGGGAACGCGATGCCGCGTTCCCTTTCATTGCCGGAAAAACCCCGGCGGTTACTTTGCTCAACACGAAAAGCGCGACGCCCAAGCAGCTTAAGGCCGCCTGGCCACGCGCAGATGTGAGCAATGTTCAGCTCTTGCCCGGCGGAGCGAGGCTCGGCTCGCCGTCGTCTGGACGGGCGGGCACATAGCGGGGGGGCACCGAGGGGTCAACCGCACTCGGTCGAAACCGATGCGCGTCGGGTCGAAACAAAGGTGATACGCATTTCGTTTAGGACTATGCCCGTCGCGGACGGCTAGGAGGAATGACATGCGGCATCACGCATTCGCAATTGCAATTGGCTTCACCATGATCGCATCGGTTGTGTCAGCGCAGCCGGACAGCGGCCCCTTAGAGGTCACTAGCGCGCGCTCGGCCGCGCAGCCGGCACCGCCAGGCGGGCCCGACACCCGATACTGCATGCGCGTCGAAGTCACCGGCAATGCGGCCGATCCCGTACGCTGCTGGACCCGCGCCGACTGGGCCGACCAGGGCGTCGACGTCGACCGCGACTGGGCCAAGGAGGGCGTGCGCGTCATCGGCTGACGTCGCCTGATCGCATTCCCCGCTGGACGGGCGCGCGGCAAGGCGCTCAACTGCGCGGATGGTTGCGATCACCACCGGCAGCATCCCGCCCGTCAAGCGACGGCCGTGGTATGCCCAGCTTTACGTCCAGGTGCTCGTCGCCATCACGGCCGGCGTGCTCATCGGGCATTTCTGGCCCGCGACGGGTGAGGCGCTGAAGCCGCTCGGCGACGGCTTCATCAAACTGGTGAAGATGATCATCGCGCCGGTGATCTTCCTCACCATCGTCACCGGCATCGCCGGGATGCGCGACCTCGGCTCTGTCGGCCGCGTGGCATTGAAGGCGTTCGTGTATTTCCTGTTCTTCTCGACCCTCGCGCTGATCGTCGGCCTGCTCGTCGGCAACATCGTACAGCCCGGCGCGGGCCTGAACATCGATCCGGCAAGCCTCGACACCTCAAAGGTTTCCGACTTCGCCGCCAAGGCGCACGAAACCACGATCACCGGCTTCATCCTCAATATCGTGCCCGACAGCTTCCTCGCGGGCTTGGTCAGCGGCAATCTGCTCCAGACCCTGTTCGCCGCGATCCTGTTCGGGATTGGGCTGGCATTGATCGGCGAGCGCGGCCGGCCGGTCTTTGACCTGCTCGAACATGCTTCGCTCGTCTTCTTCAAGATCGTCGGCATCCTGATGCGCGCGGCGCCGATCGGAGCGTTCGGCGCGATGGCCTTCACCATCGGCGCCTATGGAATTGAGACGCTTGGCAACCTCGCGACTTTGGTAGCGACCTTCTACCTGACCTCGCTGCTGTTCGTGATCGTCGTGCTGGGCGCGGTGGCGCGGATCGCCGGCTTTTCGATCTTCAAGCTGATCGCCTATCTGAAAGAGGAGTTGCTGCTCGTTCTCGGCACCTCGTCGTCCGAAAGCGCGCTCCCCAGCCTGGTCGAGAAGATGGAACGCGCCGGCTGCCCCAAGTCGATCGTCGGGCTGGTCGTGCCGACCGGCTACAGCTTCAACCTCGATGGCACCAACATCTATATGACGCTCGCGGCGTTGTTCATCGCCCAGGCGCTGAACGTGCAGATCGGCCTGGGCGAACAGCTTCTGCTGCTGGCGGTTGCAATGCTGTCATCGAAAGGCGCGGCGGGAGTCACCGGCGCGGGTTTCATCACGCTTGCCGCGACGTTGTCGATCGTGCCGTCGATCCCGGTCGCGGGCATGGCGCTGATCCTGGGCATCGACCGCTTCATGAGCGAATGCCGCAGCCTGACCAACTTCATCGGCAATGCCGTCGCGACGGTGGTCGTTTCGTGGTGGGAAGGCCGATTGGACCGCGAGCAGTTCGATCTCGCGCTCGCGGGCAAGCTCCCGCCGGTCGAGAAGCTGCCGCCGGGGGTGGTCGAGGCCTAGGCCGTGATGCGGTGCTCGGCCAGCCGCTCGTAGAATGGGCGGCACTGGTTGGCGACGCGCTGCGCCTCCTCGGGTAAATCCGGCGCCTCCTCTTCGGGCGGGCCGAAGCCGGTGCTGGCCTCGACCGTCGCATACCAGTGCGGCGCCCACGGCCCGTCGGTCGCGCGCGG
The sequence above is drawn from the Sphingomonas lutea genome and encodes:
- the fusA gene encoding elongation factor G; amino-acid sequence: MARSHPLERYRNIGIMAHIDAGKTTTTERILYYTGKSYKIGEVHEGTATMDWMEQEQERGITITSAATTCFWSANEGKGEEHRINIIDTPGHVDFTIEVERSLRVLDGAVACFDGVAGVEPQSETVWRQADKYGVPRMCFVNKLDRTGANFEYCVQSIIDRLGARPAVLYLPIGIEGGFKGLVDLVENRAIIWLEESLGAKFEYQDIPDDLKDKAAEARMNLIELAVEQDDEAMEAYLEGNEPDTATLKKLIRKGTLAMAFVPVVCGSAFKNKGVQPLLDAVVDYLPSPLDVPAIKGLLPNGDEDSRPSDDDAPFSALAFKIMNDPFVGTLTFARIYSGKLETASQVMNSVKDKKEKVGRMLLMHANDREDIQVAYAGDIVALAGLKDTTTGDTLCAINAPIILERMEFPDPVIELSVEPKTKADQEKMGVALNRLAREDPSFRVSTDHESGQTIIKGMGELHLEILVDRMKREFKVEANVGAPQVAYREYLGKPVELTYTHKKQSGGSGQFGEIKINVIPGERGSGFQFFDEIKGGNVPKEYIPSVEKGLRETAETGSLIGFPIIDFEVHLIDGKYHDVDSSALAFEICARGAMREAAQKAGIKLLEPIMKVEVVTPEDYLGDVIGDINSRRGQIQGTDSRGNAQSVEAMVPLANMFGYVNQLRSFTQGRAQYTMQFSHYEEVPQNVADEVKAKLA
- the rpsG gene encoding 30S ribosomal protein S7 — protein: MSRRRRPEKREILPDPKFGDIVLSKFMNSVMLDGKKSVAEGIVYGALDNVETRLKKEPIGVFHDALNNVKPGIEVRSRRVGGATYQVPVEVRPERAQALAIRWLISAARARSEKTMAARLSGELMDASQNRGNAVKKREDTHRMAEANRAFSHYRW
- the rpsL gene encoding 30S ribosomal protein S12, encoding MPTINQLIRKGREPQKAKSKVPAMEQNPQKRGVCTRVYTTTPKKPNSALRKVAKVRLTNQREVISYIPGEGHNLQEHSVVLIRGGRVRDLPGVRYHVLRGVLDTQGVKDRKQSRSKYGAKRPK
- a CDS encoding dicarboxylate/amino acid:cation symporter yields the protein MVAITTGSIPPVKRRPWYAQLYVQVLVAITAGVLIGHFWPATGEALKPLGDGFIKLVKMIIAPVIFLTIVTGIAGMRDLGSVGRVALKAFVYFLFFSTLALIVGLLVGNIVQPGAGLNIDPASLDTSKVSDFAAKAHETTITGFILNIVPDSFLAGLVSGNLLQTLFAAILFGIGLALIGERGRPVFDLLEHASLVFFKIVGILMRAAPIGAFGAMAFTIGAYGIETLGNLATLVATFYLTSLLFVIVVLGAVARIAGFSIFKLIAYLKEELLLVLGTSSSESALPSLVEKMERAGCPKSIVGLVVPTGYSFNLDGTNIYMTLAALFIAQALNVQIGLGEQLLLLAVAMLSSKGAAGVTGAGFITLAATLSIVPSIPVAGMALILGIDRFMSECRSLTNFIGNAVATVVVSWWEGRLDREQFDLALAGKLPPVEKLPPGVVEA